In the genome of Triticum urartu cultivar G1812 chromosome 5, Tu2.1, whole genome shotgun sequence, one region contains:
- the LOC125508034 gene encoding protein IMPAIRED IN BABA-INDUCED STERILITY 1-like: MGCAVSKGASLGSPGYEVSSAASGYEVVSGSASASASATIWSRPVRLEALDLGGDGEGDEDKGARGNAVGGTARPGNLHRYIESEQAAAGWPAWLSAVAAEAVQGWVPLKAENFEKLEKIGQGTYSSVFRARSLETGRLVALKKVRFDSVEPESVRFMAREIIVLRRLQGHPNVIGLHGLITSRSSACIYLVFEYMEHDLAGLASSPDLSFSEPQIKCYMRQLLAGLEHCHARGVMHRDIKCANLLVSSDGVLKVADFGLANVFSTSPTQQPLTSRVVTLWYRPPELLLGATAYDPSVDLWSAGCVFAELHARRPVLQGRTEVEQIHKIFKLCGSPPDAYWRRAGMTSNASVFRPQAPYESRLAETFGSAMPDAAFRLLGALLSVEPAARGTASTALASDYFSTEPYACEPSSLPKCAPNKEMDAKFREDSRRRNNAPPPAKRLSRAHKSMQDTSQRHHSHVHAEESLPLEADGGLRPEPETVSNDAPQPEPPCTRQMPGSCQEEEDAPAPAPTRLPDNLALSGGPVQLAASTGFAWAKKPRVPDAATTKRSAPRGPRSTITDGGDAASARTTAGATTGPYEAEKQEMIKQWAQVAEAFTSSEAYNSRSTREPLDAKQLKTSKKHKGKMKRADYSGPLLSEPRHVDELLQSHEQRIRRAGRRRTWFHKGNKKEQQH, from the exons ATGGGGTGCGCCGTGTCCAAGGGGGCGTCGCTAGGGTCGCCGGGGTACGAGGTGTCGTCGGCGGCGTCGGGGTACGAGGTGGTGTCCGGGAGCGCGTCCGCGTCGGCGTCCGCGACGATATGGAGCAGGCCTGTGCGGCTGGAGGCGCTTGATCTTGGCGGGGATGGGGAGGGTGACGAGGACAAGGGCGCGCGCGGCAACGCCGTCGGTGGCACGGCGCGACCGGGGAACCTGCACCGCTACATCGAGTCCGAGCAGGCGGCGGCCGGGTGGCCGGCGTGGCTCAGCGCCGTGGCCGCCGAGGCCGTGCAGGGCTGGGTCCCCCTCAAGGCCGAGAACTTCGAGAAGCTCGAGAAG ATCGGGCAGGGCACGTACAGCAGCGTGTTCCGCGCGCGAAGCCTCGAGACGGGCCGCCTGGTGGCGCTCAAGAAGGTGCGGTTCGACAGCGTGGAGCCGGAGAGCGTGCGCTTCATGGCGCGGGAGATCATCGTCCTCCGCCGGCTGCAGGGCCACCCCAACGTGATCGGCCTCCATGGCCTCATCACCTCCCGCTCCTCCGCCTGCATCTACCTCGTCTTCGAGTACATGGAGCACGACCTCGCCGGACTCGCCTCCTCCCccgacctctccttctccgagccCCAG ATCAAGTGCTACATGCGGCAGCTGCTGGCGGGGCTGGAGCACTGCCACGCGCGCGGGGTGATGCACCGGGACATCAAGTGCGCCAACCTGCTGGTGAGCAGCGACGGCGTGCTCAAGGTCGCCGACTTCGGCCTCGCCAACGTGTTCTCCACCTCGCCGACGCAGCAGCCGCTCACCAGCCGCGTCGTCACGCTCTGGTACCGCCCGCCGGAGCTCCTCCTGGGCGCCACCGCCTACGACCCCTCCGTCGACCTCTGGAGCGCCGGCTGCGTCTTCGCCGAGCTGCacgcgcgccgccccgtcctccaggGCCGCACCGAGGTCGAGCAGATCCACAAGATCTTCAAGCTCTGCGGCTCGCCGCCCGACGCCTACTGGCGCCGCGCCGGGATGACGTCCAACGCCTCCGTCTTCCGCCCGCAGGCCCCCTACGAGAGCCGCCTCGCGGAGACCTTCGGCTCCGCCATGCCCGACGCCGCCTTCCGCCTCCTCGGCGCCCTCCTCTCAGTCGAGCCCGCGGCCCGCGGCACAGCCTCCACCGCCCTCGCCTCCGACTACTTCTCCACGGAGCCGTACGCATGCGAGCCGTCAAGCCTGCCTAAGTGCGCGCCAAACAAGGAGATGGACGCCAAGTTCCGGGAAGACTCCAGGAGGAGGAACAACGCGCCGCCGCCGGCGAAGCGGCTGTCGAGGGCGCACAAGAGCATGCAGGACACCAGCCAGAGGCATCACAGCCATGTCCACGCCGAGGAGTCGCTCCCCCTGGAAGCCGACGGCGGCCTGCGGCCCGAGCCGGAGACCGTTAGCAACGATGCCCCGCAGCCGGAGCCGCCGTGCACTAGGCAGATGCCCGGCAGCtgccaggaggaggaggacgcgccggcgccggcgccgacgcGGCTCCCCGACAACCTCGCTCTCTCTGGCGGCCCCGTGCAGCTCGCTGCGTCCACCGGCTTCGCCTGGGCCAAGAAGCCCAGGGTGCCGGACGCGGCGACGACCAAGAGGAGCGCTCCCAGGGGACCAAGAAGTACCATCACCGACGGAGGCGACGCCGCAAGCGCAAGAACGACGGCCGGCGCCACCACAGGTCCATACGAGGCGGAGAAGCAGGAGATGATCAAGCAGTGGGCGCAGGTCGCAGAGGCGTTCACCTCATCCGAGGCCTACAACAGCAGGTCCACCAGGGAGCCATTGGACGCCAAGCAGCTCAAGACCAGCAAG AAGCACAAGGGGAAGATGAAGAGGGCGGACTACTCAGGGCCGTTGCTGTCGGAGCCACGCCACGTCGACGAGCTCCTGCAGAGCCACGAGCAGCGGATCCGGCGAGCCGGCCGCCGCCGGACGTGGTTCCACAAAG GAAACAAGAAGGAGCAGCAGCACTGA